From one Rhodamnia argentea isolate NSW1041297 chromosome 1, ASM2092103v1, whole genome shotgun sequence genomic stretch:
- the LOC115733258 gene encoding uncharacterized protein LOC115733258 — translation MASTSTSVTPIPNHGKSPEKFNGSDFKRWQQKMLFYLTTLNLARFPNKDAPKLDEVETNNEKVAAVDAWKHSNFLCRNYVLNGLDNILYNVYSPLKTAKELWESLDKKYKTEDVGLKKFIVGKFLDFKMVDSKIVLSQVQELQVIMHDIHVEGMTLSETFQEDNRFSEKKVGKNLEVSRADVIEEGSKPNKKRKMPNKFGEGFTKGLKKFVGKCFNRGKSGHQAKDCIAKKGQKTQANVVEQISNDIDDVNLTHMISECNMVGNLKEWWINTGATRYICTNKSMFSSYTTVGCDEKLYTGNSLTSKVEGVGKIALKKTYEKIVTLNYVLHVLDSRKNLVSGSFLNKNGFNKDEAINAFRTYKSEVETQLNKKIKMIRSDRGGEYEFPFEEICSEFGIIYKFILLIHRN, via the exons ATGGCTTCAACTTCGACTTCGGTGACTCCTATTCCGAATCATGGAAAAAGCccggaaaagttcaatggtTCCGATTTTaagagatggcaacaaaagatgttgttctatctcacgaCATTGAACTTAGCAAGGTTCCCCAATaaggatgctcctaagttggatgaagtAGAGACAAACAACGAAAAGGTTGCTGCTGTGGATGCATGGAAGCATTCTAACTTCCTATGTCGCAACTATGTCCTCAACGGTCTGGATAATATACTTTATAACGTCTATAGTCCGTTAAAAACGGCTAAGGAGTTATGGGAAAGTCTGGACAAGAAATACAAAACAGAAGATGTTGgtttgaaaaaattcattgtTGGCAAATTTCTAGATTTTAAGATGGTTGATTCTAAAATTGTCTTAAGTCaagttcaagaacttcaagtgatAATGCATGATATTCATGTTGAAGGAATGACTCTAAGTGAGACATTTCAA GAAGACAATAGGTTCTCTGAGAAGAAAGTTGGTAAGAATTTGGAGGTTTCAAGGGCCGATGTTATTGAAGAAGGatcaaaacccaacaagaagagaaaaatgcctaACAAGTTTGGAGAGGGATTCACCAAAGGCCTGAAGAAGTTCGTTGGCAAGTGCTTCAACCGTGGAAAGTCCGGACATCAAGCCAAAGATTGCATAGCCAAAAAAGGACAGAAAACTCAAGCGAATGTGGTGGAACAGATTTCCAATGACATTGATGATGTCAATCTTACTCATATGATATCCGAATGCAACATGGTGGGAAACCTCAAGGAGTGGTGGATTAATACTGGAGCAACTCGTTATATCTGTACAAATAAATCAatgttctcgtcctacactACTGTGGGGtgtgatgaaaaactctatacgGGTAATTCATTaacctctaaggttgaaggtgtcggaaagattgctctgaaAAAGACATATGAAaaaattgtgacactaaatTATGTTTTGCATGTGCTAGATTCTCGTAAGAATTTAGTGTCGGGATCTTTCCTTAACAAaaatggcttcaa caaagatgaggcaattaatgcttttagaacttataaatccgaagttgaaactcagttaaataagaaaattaaaatgataagaagtgatagaggag